The Deinococcus sonorensis KR-87 genome includes a window with the following:
- a CDS encoding TM2 domain-containing protein, which yields MTDPKDPQGRPDAPRWIDEVTPPQTPHTPADATGPRLSFEKRPEGPGAASPTSDPWSQMGAAGSAGPHPATSDVSSRKLIAGLLGIFLGSLGVHKFYLGQTQAGIIMLAVTLGGWFLGIIGSLIIVGAVFFLLPFAMSVVGLIEGILYLTKSDADFEREYLVGKKPWL from the coding sequence ATGACCGATCCAAAGGATCCGCAAGGCCGCCCCGACGCTCCGCGCTGGATCGATGAGGTCACGCCCCCCCAGACGCCCCACACCCCGGCCGACGCCACCGGCCCTCGCCTCAGCTTCGAGAAGCGGCCGGAAGGGCCGGGCGCAGCCAGCCCGACGTCTGATCCCTGGAGCCAGATGGGGGCCGCGGGCAGCGCAGGCCCACACCCCGCCACCAGCGACGTAAGCAGCCGCAAACTGATTGCCGGTCTGCTGGGCATCTTCCTGGGCAGCCTGGGCGTTCACAAGTTCTATCTGGGCCAGACCCAGGCGGGCATCATCATGCTGGCCGTCACGCTGGGCGGGTGGTTCCTGGGCATCATCGGCAGCCTGATCATCGTGGGCGCGGTGTTCTTCCTGCTGCCGTTCGCCATGAGCGTGGTCGGGCTGATCGAGGGCATCCTGTACCTCACCAAGTCCGACGCCGATTTCGAGCGTGAGTATCTGGTGGGCAAGAAGCCCTGGCTGTAG
- a CDS encoding nicotinamide mononucleotide transporter family protein, whose product MNALLSALPSWLLDLSGGLCVLVSLYALFAKRRSYWHWSNASLLPYFLLFVGGSQWMLAGLQVCYLLFGLHGLYLWNLEERRDRGELTFNEPLWYGVTWVASLLIFGYTVLVTDFSAVWNWVQFASVALALVANFATTRRWSWSWPVWIVVNAVQAVYFWHTAYWMLFGLQFVLAAMSVYGWQQWRRDDRAQAQGAALA is encoded by the coding sequence GTGAACGCCCTGCTCAGCGCCCTCCCCTCCTGGCTGCTTGACCTCTCCGGGGGCCTGTGCGTGCTGGTCAGCCTGTACGCGCTGTTCGCCAAACGCCGCAGCTACTGGCACTGGAGCAACGCCAGCCTGCTGCCGTACTTCCTGCTGTTCGTGGGCGGCAGCCAGTGGATGCTGGCCGGGCTGCAGGTGTGTTACCTGCTGTTCGGGCTGCACGGCCTGTACCTGTGGAATCTGGAGGAGCGCCGCGACCGGGGCGAACTGACCTTCAACGAGCCGCTGTGGTACGGGGTGACCTGGGTGGCCAGCCTGCTGATCTTCGGGTACACCGTGCTGGTCACCGACTTTTCGGCCGTCTGGAACTGGGTGCAGTTCGCGTCGGTCGCGCTGGCGCTGGTGGCCAACTTCGCCACCACCCGGCGCTGGAGCTGGTCGTGGCCGGTGTGGATTGTGGTGAACGCCGTCCAGGCGGTGTACTTCTGGCATACCGCCTACTGGATGCTGTTCGGGCTGCAGTTCGTGCTGGCGGCCATGAGCGTCTACGGCTGGCAGCAATGGCGCCGCGACGACCGCGCCCAGGCGCAGGGAGCGGCCCTTGCCTGA
- a CDS encoding type II secretion system protein, translating into MPRHRVRVQQGFTLIELLVVMAIVGVLATVVFLSLLRARNRQQLQEGARQLATDLSRARAQAQLSSQSSVVALVSSNANRYTTQWRGAAAITRTLPYNLTVAAMSSATTAAGSTSLTYTAPYGTLDVDGVVWRVTSPALNESLFVKAVGVTGKVLVTSSYDD; encoded by the coding sequence GTGCCGCGTCATCGTGTGCGCGTCCAGCAGGGCTTTACCCTGATCGAGCTGCTGGTGGTGATGGCCATCGTAGGCGTCCTGGCGACCGTGGTGTTCCTGAGCCTGCTGCGCGCGCGCAACCGCCAGCAGCTGCAGGAAGGCGCCCGTCAGCTGGCCACCGACCTGAGCCGAGCGCGTGCACAGGCGCAGCTGAGTTCGCAGAGCAGCGTGGTGGCGCTGGTGAGCAGCAATGCCAACCGGTACACCACCCAGTGGCGTGGTGCGGCAGCCATCACCCGTACCCTGCCTTATAACCTGACAGTGGCGGCCATGAGCAGCGCCACGACCGCGGCTGGCAGTACTTCCCTGACATACACAGCGCCCTACGGCACACTGGACGTGGATGGCGTGGTGTGGCGTGTGACCAGTCCGGCGCTGAACGAGTCGCTGTTCGTGAAGGCGGTCGGCGTGACCGGAAAGGTGCTGGTGACTTCCTCCTATGACGACTGA
- a CDS encoding PilW family protein, whose protein sequence is MSAHRSYGFTLPELLVGMVLIGIIMTAILTLNVGTGRSTASLQSRTSLLAETQNAQNYMVSRLQTAVYVFRKGDTVSLSSTNGPTTRNPRTSTSNWLVGTDPILAFIVPPKDQNVAAGSCTSDVTTAAKCYYFYAYYPVLRSVVVSGTSGSNDPGADPANNNAWVLMEFRGRYVPSAISGKAYSEVTTDIPATGVEGRVLLDYLRPVPLTVPPTPTQMLFDQSDTPTTPPTTEGPGTVSVTVNLAAEQASRGGGTVRVPPDPTNSNSAGSGTRYSVTVYPRNIGTPQLDN, encoded by the coding sequence GTGAGCGCGCACCGCAGCTACGGCTTCACGCTGCCTGAGCTCCTGGTGGGCATGGTGCTGATCGGCATTATCATGACCGCTATCCTGACGCTCAATGTGGGCACCGGGCGCAGCACCGCCAGCCTGCAGTCGCGCACCAGCCTGCTGGCCGAAACCCAGAACGCCCAGAACTACATGGTCTCGCGGCTGCAGACCGCCGTGTATGTGTTTCGTAAAGGTGATACGGTCTCGCTTAGCAGCACCAACGGGCCCACCACCCGTAATCCGCGCACTAGCACCAGCAACTGGCTGGTAGGCACCGATCCGATTTTGGCCTTTATCGTGCCGCCTAAGGACCAAAATGTGGCAGCGGGCAGCTGCACCTCGGATGTCACCACTGCCGCGAAATGTTATTACTTTTACGCCTACTACCCGGTATTGCGGTCTGTGGTGGTGAGCGGTACCAGCGGTTCCAACGATCCGGGGGCTGATCCAGCCAACAATAATGCCTGGGTGCTGATGGAGTTCCGCGGACGCTACGTGCCCAGCGCCATAAGCGGCAAAGCCTATAGCGAGGTCACCACAGATATTCCGGCGACTGGCGTGGAAGGCCGGGTACTGCTGGACTACCTACGTCCAGTGCCACTTACCGTGCCGCCCACTCCCACCCAAATGCTGTTTGACCAGAGCGACACGCCCACCACGCCGCCTACGACCGAAGGACCCGGCACCGTCAGCGTGACGGTCAACCTGGCGGCTGAGCAGGCCTCACGCGGGGGTGGCACCGTACGCGTTCCGCCAGACCCCACCAACAGCAACAGCGCGGGCAGCGGTACTCGCTACAGCGTGACGGTCTATCCTCGTAACATCGGCACACCGCAGCTGGACAACTGA
- a CDS encoding NADAR family protein → MTPPPIRFYNLDQPYGEFSNFSRHPLELDGQRWPTSEHYFQAQKFVGTPFAEEVRQQPRPMQAAQMGRRRDLPLRPDWEAVKDDVMRRALHAKFTQHPELRALLLSTGDAELIEHTVNDRYWADGGDGSGRNRLGELLMELRAQLKDEQ, encoded by the coding sequence ATGACCCCTCCCCCCATCCGCTTCTACAACCTCGACCAGCCGTACGGCGAGTTCAGCAACTTCAGCCGCCACCCGCTGGAGCTGGACGGCCAGCGCTGGCCCACGTCCGAGCATTACTTCCAGGCGCAGAAGTTCGTGGGCACTCCGTTTGCCGAGGAGGTGCGGCAGCAGCCGCGTCCGATGCAGGCCGCCCAGATGGGCCGCCGCCGTGACCTTCCACTGCGCCCCGACTGGGAAGCGGTCAAGGACGACGTGATGCGGCGGGCGCTGCATGCCAAGTTCACGCAGCACCCCGAGTTGAGGGCGCTGCTGCTCTCGACCGGCGACGCCGAGCTGATCGAGCACACCGTCAACGACCGGTACTGGGCCGATGGCGGGGATGGCAGCGGGCGCAACCGCCTGGGCGAACTGCTGATGGAGCTGCGGGCCCAGCTGAAGGACGAGCAGTGA
- a CDS encoding dynamin family protein: protein MLVSDVVQRVLARERSLLADLQAFLSAQGAPPEAVQHARQAVANLDESFLLVVVGEFNAGKSSFVNALLGDAVLPEGVTPTTDRIYVLLHGERSEPEATRDPFVVRLRVPLTVLDGVALVDTPGTNAIVRQHQVLTEGFLPRADLLLFLTSADRPFTESERQFLSLAARWGRSVVMVVNKADLLETPQQQEEVRAFVEAGARAELNLTPPVYLVSARREQRGGDEGFRALRAALQQRLGETERTRLKLQSPLAAAAEILGGEERRAQASRDLLSSDLETLQSLEAQRERHRETMRGELDGQLNRVGRILSEFEVRADKFIDETLRLSHFRELVNSRLLEQRFREQAVGDLPEAVERQFGTMIDRFVEANLHFWEDVQAFLIRRQPSGEIARTRFSYDRHALLEGIAGSASRHIEEVTESQLTRQLASDAEEAMKGVIGIGAGGIGLGVIGAAIMGTLAADATFIFSGLAIGSLGLLILPSKRLQTLRQLRVKVAELRESLEAIVRREYDREQERADARLRDAMSPFTRFIEGEQQRLQDAQRRSSELRQELDALQNEVRRLPG from the coding sequence ATGCTCGTTTCTGATGTGGTGCAGAGGGTACTGGCGCGGGAGCGCAGCCTTCTGGCGGACCTGCAGGCCTTTCTGAGCGCGCAGGGTGCGCCTCCGGAGGCGGTGCAGCACGCCCGTCAGGCGGTGGCGAATCTGGACGAGAGTTTCCTGCTGGTGGTGGTGGGTGAATTCAACGCTGGCAAGAGCAGTTTCGTGAATGCCCTGCTGGGTGACGCGGTCCTGCCTGAGGGTGTGACCCCCACCACCGACCGCATCTATGTGCTGCTGCACGGTGAACGCAGCGAGCCGGAAGCCACCCGTGACCCGTTCGTGGTGCGGCTGCGGGTGCCGCTGACCGTTTTGGACGGGGTGGCGCTGGTGGACACGCCCGGCACCAACGCGATCGTTCGGCAGCATCAGGTGCTGACCGAGGGCTTTCTGCCGCGTGCCGACCTGCTGCTGTTTCTCACCAGCGCCGACCGGCCGTTCACCGAGTCGGAGCGGCAGTTCCTGAGCCTGGCCGCCCGCTGGGGCCGCAGCGTGGTGATGGTGGTGAACAAGGCCGATCTGCTGGAGACGCCGCAGCAGCAGGAGGAGGTGCGCGCCTTCGTGGAGGCGGGGGCCCGGGCCGAACTGAACCTGACGCCACCGGTCTACCTGGTGTCGGCGCGGCGGGAGCAGCGTGGCGGCGACGAGGGGTTCCGGGCGCTGCGCGCCGCATTGCAGCAGCGGTTGGGCGAGACCGAACGCACCCGACTCAAGTTGCAGAGTCCGCTGGCCGCCGCCGCCGAGATCCTGGGCGGGGAGGAGCGGCGCGCCCAGGCGTCCCGTGATCTGCTGAGCAGCGACCTGGAGACCCTGCAGAGCCTGGAAGCGCAACGTGAGCGTCACCGCGAGACCATGCGCGGCGAGCTGGACGGCCAGTTGAACCGGGTGGGCCGCATCCTGAGCGAATTCGAGGTGCGGGCCGACAAGTTCATTGACGAGACGCTGAGGCTGAGTCATTTCCGCGAGCTGGTCAACAGCCGCCTGCTGGAGCAGCGCTTCCGCGAACAGGCGGTGGGGGACCTACCGGAAGCGGTCGAGCGGCAGTTCGGGACCATGATCGACCGCTTCGTGGAGGCCAACCTGCACTTCTGGGAGGACGTGCAGGCGTTCCTGATCCGGCGCCAGCCGAGCGGCGAGATCGCGCGGACCCGCTTTTCCTACGACCGTCACGCCCTGCTGGAGGGCATCGCCGGCAGCGCCAGCCGCCACATCGAGGAGGTGACCGAGTCGCAGCTGACCCGGCAACTGGCCAGCGACGCCGAGGAGGCCATGAAGGGCGTGATTGGCATCGGAGCGGGCGGGATCGGACTGGGCGTGATCGGGGCCGCCATCATGGGCACGCTGGCCGCCGACGCCACCTTCATCTTCAGCGGGCTGGCCATCGGTAGCCTGGGCCTGCTGATCCTGCCGAGCAAGCGGCTGCAGACGCTGCGGCAGCTGCGCGTCAAGGTGGCCGAATTGCGCGAGTCGCTGGAGGCCATCGTGCGGCGCGAGTACGACCGCGAGCAGGAACGTGCCGACGCCCGGCTGCGCGACGCGATGAGCCCCTTCACCCGTTTCATCGAGGGCGAGCAGCAGCGGCTACAGGATGCCCAGCGGCGCAGCAGTGAGCTGCGGCAGGAGCTGGACGCGCTGCAGAACGAGGTGCGGCGGCTGCCCGGTTGA
- a CDS encoding prepilin-type N-terminal cleavage/methylation domain-containing protein: MTTEQARTMQHTKRGEAGFTIIEVLVALTLFAVIILVVLTPLTGLFGLNQRTTGQVSATNLTQRAIEQVRGQWLRNVRYDKACIDTALPSGVTVTTQGEDLSGNLIGSVINLTAPTPNPNVSATCSTTPATATQTNNAPPLRRLTVTATVNGSSSTQTLEVAR, translated from the coding sequence ATGACGACTGAGCAGGCGCGAACGATGCAACACACAAAGCGGGGTGAGGCCGGCTTCACCATCATCGAGGTGCTGGTAGCGCTGACGCTGTTTGCGGTCATCATTCTGGTGGTGCTGACGCCGCTGACTGGTCTGTTCGGTCTGAACCAGCGTACCACCGGCCAGGTAAGTGCCACCAACCTGACCCAGCGGGCGATCGAACAAGTGCGCGGCCAATGGCTGAGAAACGTTCGCTATGACAAGGCATGCATCGACACGGCGCTGCCGAGCGGCGTGACGGTGACTACGCAGGGCGAGGACCTGTCCGGCAACCTGATCGGGAGTGTTATTAACCTTACTGCGCCTACTCCTAATCCAAATGTCAGCGCGACCTGCTCTACTACGCCCGCCACTGCCACCCAGACCAACAACGCACCTCCGCTGCGTCGCCTGACGGTGACTGCTACCGTGAACGGTTCCAGTTCCACCCAGACGTTGGAAGTGGCCCGGTGA
- a CDS encoding DUF4384 domain-containing protein, whose protein sequence is MKKLLTLSTALSAALIPGVAAAAPKISAQSIIVNPAPSNLVVRVYVDRDTSGQQTPDYQVGDPIKITTVVNQDAYVYLFNLDGTGKVTQILPNKFASGGNFLKANTSKTFPAAGDNFTFTVDEPAGLNKVLAVASKTQLNLSQITEFQASQNGGQLAAGKVEGQQQLAQALSIVVNPLPQNSWVTDTALFNVAPAQAVTTGSLFVGSSVAGSIVYLNGRQVGAANTTYTNLQPGTYQLRVATPGYSDFVSNISVRSGALVNVNVEPTAVAAPAPVQPVRPARATLTLRSSVTGAVVYLDGRQVGTIQNGGLNITTTLGSHEVVVIAPGYRTFSNVYNVTQSGTITINPTR, encoded by the coding sequence ATGAAGAAGCTCCTTACGTTGTCCACTGCCCTGAGCGCTGCCCTGATTCCGGGCGTCGCCGCCGCAGCTCCCAAGATCAGTGCCCAGAGCATCATCGTGAACCCCGCGCCCAGCAACCTGGTGGTGCGCGTGTACGTGGACCGCGACACCAGCGGCCAGCAGACCCCTGACTATCAGGTGGGCGACCCGATCAAGATCACCACGGTGGTCAACCAGGACGCCTACGTGTACCTGTTCAACCTGGACGGCACCGGCAAGGTCACCCAGATTCTGCCGAACAAGTTCGCGAGCGGCGGCAACTTCCTGAAGGCCAACACCAGCAAGACCTTCCCGGCCGCCGGTGACAACTTCACCTTCACCGTGGACGAGCCCGCCGGCCTGAACAAGGTGCTGGCCGTGGCCTCCAAGACGCAGCTGAACCTCTCGCAGATCACCGAGTTCCAGGCGAGCCAGAACGGCGGCCAGCTCGCCGCCGGCAAGGTCGAGGGGCAGCAGCAGCTGGCCCAGGCGCTGAGCATCGTGGTCAACCCGCTGCCTCAGAACAGCTGGGTGACCGACACCGCGCTCTTCAACGTGGCCCCGGCCCAGGCGGTCACCACCGGCAGCCTGTTCGTGGGCAGCAGCGTGGCCGGCAGCATCGTGTACCTGAACGGCCGTCAGGTGGGCGCCGCGAACACCACCTACACCAATCTGCAGCCCGGCACCTACCAGCTGCGCGTGGCCACCCCCGGCTACAGCGACTTCGTGAGCAACATCAGCGTGCGCTCCGGCGCCCTGGTGAACGTGAACGTGGAGCCCACCGCCGTGGCCGCGCCGGCCCCGGTGCAGCCGGTGCGCCCGGCCCGCGCCACCCTGACGCTGCGCAGCAGCGTGACCGGCGCGGTGGTGTACCTGGACGGCCGGCAGGTCGGCACCATCCAGAACGGCGGTCTGAACATCACCACCACGCTGGGCAGCCACGAAGTCGTGGTCATCGCGCCCGGCTACCGCACCTTCAGCAACGTCTACAACGTCACCCAGAGCGGCACCATCACCATCAACCCCACCCGCTGA
- a CDS encoding nicotinate phosphoribosyltransferase has translation MTLLHDTNLILDTDSYKASHFLQYPPHTERLFSYLESRGGKYPATRFFGLQYILNRYLTHRVTLEEVEEARAVIEAHGEPFPTEGWRRVVEHHGGRLPLEIRAVPEGTLVPTHNVLMTVTNTDPELPWLVGWFETMLMRVWYPTTVATQSYFLKQIIREALEQTSDRAAEELPFKLHDFGSRGVSSRESAGLGGLAHLTNFMGSDTLEALRVARNHYGAEMAGYSIPAAEHSTVTSWGKPHEVDAYRNLVRTFGKPGAVFAVVSDSYDLKHAINVHWGETLRREVEESGATLVVRPDSGDPAAMVRMSIRALDAKFGSDVNSKGYRVLRHVRVIQGDGIDEDSIREILANVIGDGYSAENVSFGMGGALLQQVNRDTQKFAYKASAALIGGQYQPIYKDPVTDPGKRSKDGVLDLVKEGPRFVTRQYQDFDTAYPDSVLRTVYRDGELLVRDTLEDVRGRA, from the coding sequence ATGACACTGTTGCACGACACCAACCTGATTCTGGACACCGACAGCTACAAGGCCAGCCACTTCCTGCAGTACCCGCCGCACACCGAGCGGCTGTTCAGCTACCTGGAGTCGCGCGGCGGCAAGTACCCGGCCACCCGCTTCTTCGGACTGCAGTACATCCTGAACCGCTACCTGACCCACCGGGTGACGCTGGAGGAGGTGGAGGAGGCCCGGGCCGTGATCGAGGCGCACGGCGAGCCGTTCCCCACCGAGGGGTGGCGGCGGGTGGTGGAGCACCACGGCGGGCGGCTGCCGCTGGAGATCCGGGCGGTACCGGAAGGCACGCTGGTCCCCACCCACAACGTCCTGATGACCGTCACCAACACCGACCCCGAGCTGCCGTGGCTGGTGGGCTGGTTCGAGACGATGCTGATGCGGGTGTGGTACCCCACCACGGTCGCCACCCAGAGCTACTTTCTGAAGCAGATCATCCGGGAGGCGCTGGAACAGACCAGCGACCGCGCCGCCGAGGAACTGCCATTCAAGCTGCACGACTTCGGGTCGCGGGGCGTGAGCAGCCGCGAGAGCGCCGGGCTGGGCGGGCTGGCGCACCTGACCAACTTCATGGGCAGCGACACGCTGGAAGCGCTGCGGGTGGCGCGCAACCACTACGGCGCCGAGATGGCCGGCTACAGCATTCCGGCCGCCGAGCACAGCACCGTGACCAGCTGGGGCAAGCCGCACGAGGTGGACGCCTACCGCAATCTGGTCCGGACCTTCGGCAAGCCGGGTGCCGTGTTCGCGGTGGTGAGCGACAGCTACGACCTGAAGCACGCCATCAACGTCCACTGGGGCGAGACGCTGCGCCGCGAGGTCGAGGAGAGCGGCGCGACCCTGGTGGTGCGCCCGGACAGTGGCGATCCTGCCGCGATGGTGCGGATGTCGATACGGGCGCTGGACGCCAAGTTCGGCAGCGACGTGAACAGCAAGGGCTACCGGGTGCTGCGGCACGTGCGGGTGATCCAGGGCGACGGCATCGACGAGGACAGCATCCGCGAGATCCTGGCGAACGTGATCGGCGACGGCTACTCGGCCGAGAATGTGTCGTTCGGGATGGGCGGAGCGCTGCTGCAGCAGGTGAACCGCGACACCCAGAAGTTCGCCTACAAGGCCAGCGCCGCGCTGATCGGGGGCCAGTACCAGCCGATCTACAAGGACCCGGTCACCGACCCGGGCAAGCGCAGCAAGGACGGGGTGCTGGACCTGGTAAAGGAAGGGCCCCGCTTCGTGACCCGGCAGTATCAGGACTTCGACACGGCCTACCCGGATTCGGTGCTGCGGACCGTGTACCGCGACGGCGAGCTGCTGGTGCGCGACACGCTGGAGGACGTGCGGGGCCGCGCGTGA
- a CDS encoding AAA family ATPase: MPEPLPFRHGLIVGKFAPLHHGHELLIRTSLEQCEQVSVWCYARPDFPHMPSPLRRGWLRQVFPAHLYPQLHLLPDAPNPPLDSAGSQEHFAYCQTILSRWQVRPDAVFSSEGYGDGLAAALGATHRSVDPARRQVPVSGTALRADPHGLRHLLNPLVYAHFLERVVILGAESTGKSTLTAALGEAFGTVAVREYGRDVYEREDGQLTPDHFLEIALGHRALEQEAATSRKAHRYVFSDTHAATTLMWSYLLTGTALPELHALAEACRTRYTHTFVCADDLPFEQDGWRSNKAVRSVQQAFILQDLQTRGVPYVLLHGTVEQRIETVWATLQQRLSSAESAEHSASL; encoded by the coding sequence TTGCCTGAGCCGCTTCCCTTCCGGCACGGTCTGATCGTGGGCAAGTTTGCGCCGCTGCACCACGGTCATGAGCTGCTGATCCGCACATCGCTGGAGCAGTGCGAGCAGGTCAGCGTGTGGTGCTACGCCCGGCCCGACTTTCCCCACATGCCGTCTCCCCTGCGACGCGGCTGGCTGCGGCAGGTGTTTCCGGCGCACCTGTACCCGCAGCTGCACCTGCTGCCGGACGCTCCGAATCCGCCGCTGGACAGCGCCGGCAGCCAGGAGCATTTCGCTTACTGTCAGACGATACTCTCCAGGTGGCAGGTCCGGCCGGACGCTGTGTTCAGCTCGGAGGGCTACGGCGACGGGCTGGCCGCCGCCCTGGGCGCCACCCACCGGTCGGTGGATCCGGCCCGGCGGCAGGTGCCCGTTTCCGGTACCGCGCTGCGGGCCGATCCCCATGGCCTTCGTCACCTCCTGAATCCGCTGGTCTACGCGCACTTTCTGGAGCGGGTGGTGATCCTGGGGGCTGAAAGCACCGGCAAGAGCACCCTGACGGCCGCCCTGGGCGAGGCGTTCGGAACGGTGGCGGTGCGCGAGTACGGCCGAGACGTGTACGAGCGCGAGGACGGCCAGCTGACGCCCGACCACTTTCTGGAGATTGCCCTCGGGCACCGGGCGCTGGAACAGGAGGCGGCCACCAGCCGCAAGGCGCACCGTTACGTGTTCAGCGATACGCATGCCGCCACCACCCTGATGTGGAGCTATCTGCTGACCGGCACCGCCCTCCCGGAACTGCATGCCCTGGCAGAGGCCTGCCGGACACGCTACACCCACACGTTCGTCTGCGCCGACGACCTGCCGTTCGAGCAGGACGGCTGGCGCAGCAACAAGGCAGTGCGGTCGGTGCAGCAGGCGTTCATCCTTCAGGACCTGCAGACGCGCGGCGTTCCGTATGTGCTGCTCCACGGCACCGTAGAACAGCGGATAGAAACCGTTTGGGCCACCCTGCAGCAGCGTCTGTCATCCGCTGAAAGTGCAGAACATTCAGCTTCACTATAA